In one window of Streptomyces sp. FXJ1.172 DNA:
- a CDS encoding FadR/GntR family transcriptional regulator — protein sequence MAARDLQERIKKLIVDRRLPSGAPLPTEPELMEYLGASRNSVREALKALQAMGIVEIRHGFGTYVGSMSFAPMIEGLAFRTVAGHYRGEDSLLQLLELREAVETGLVSRLAGRLPEADLVELSGLVDRMEREAAEGAGLAETDRAFHATLYRGLDNVLLSEVLEAFWDAFHRVQRDLVDVPQDPRVTCRQHREILDAVRSGDSPRAERAIRDHFGNIRVRLSTTGALRPAETTGAHRPPEPHTRHNERV from the coding sequence ATGGCAGCCCGGGACCTCCAGGAGCGGATCAAGAAGCTGATCGTCGACCGGCGGCTGCCCTCGGGCGCCCCGCTGCCGACCGAGCCGGAGCTGATGGAGTACCTCGGGGCGAGCCGGAACTCGGTGCGCGAGGCACTGAAGGCGCTCCAGGCGATGGGGATCGTGGAGATCCGGCACGGGTTCGGGACGTACGTCGGCTCGATGTCGTTCGCCCCGATGATCGAGGGCCTCGCCTTCCGCACCGTCGCCGGGCACTACCGGGGCGAGGACTCCCTGCTCCAGCTGCTGGAGCTGCGCGAGGCCGTGGAGACGGGGCTGGTGTCACGGCTGGCCGGGCGGCTGCCGGAGGCGGACCTCGTGGAACTGAGCGGGCTCGTGGACCGCATGGAACGGGAGGCCGCCGAGGGGGCTGGCCTCGCCGAGACCGACCGCGCCTTTCACGCCACCCTCTACCGGGGGCTGGACAACGTCCTGCTGAGCGAGGTGCTGGAGGCGTTCTGGGACGCCTTCCACCGGGTGCAGCGGGATCTGGTGGACGTGCCGCAGGATCCCCGGGTCACCTGCCGCCAGCACCGGGAGATCCTGGACGCGGTCCGGTCCGGGGACTCGCCGCGGGCGGAGCGGGCCATAAGGGATCACTTCGGCAACATCCGCGTCCGCCTCTCCACCACCGGCGCACTTCGGCCCGCCGAGACCACCGGCGCACACCGCCCACCCGAGCCCCACACGCGCCACAATGAACGGGTTTGA
- a CDS encoding glycosyltransferase family 2 protein, whose translation MTSTPTGAGRSHAHDDPSQTTRLRAVTHRTGQFHRMRKSLPRYDYEHYSRLAGPLTQPDPARPYTVQYRSLLSQEPHRLRAALMLGAAPVLSLVLLFWLLQPEHWTQRDYPAHDFLPALDTVMLVSIGLIEFFRCLNVLSNAHATLVARDPVPVVPETGTRVAFITTFVPGKEPLEMVTKTLQAAVRLRHRGLLHVWLLDEGDDPAVKEVCARLGVHHFTRKGTAEWNRPKGPHRAKTKHGNYNAWLQAHGDDYDYFASVDTDHVPLPNYLERMLGYFRDPDVGFVIGPQVYGNYDTFVTKAAESQQFLFHALIQRAGNRYGAPMFVGTSNAVRIRALKQIGGLYDSITEDMATGFEMHRARNPATGRKWKSVYTPDVLAVGEGPAAWTDFFTQQLRWSRGTYETILKQYWKGLFTLGPGKLFNYTMMIIFYPMSALNWILAALSCALFLGLGASGVNIDPTVWLMLYGNASALQIGLYIWNRRHNVSPHEPEGSGGVAGMVMSALSAPIYARSLMDAVLRRRSTFVVTPKGESASPDTLFGTFRVHWFFILVFGGSLGAGFALGNSQPAMITWAGLALLITAAPILAWRYTLRQEERGPERAADAAGPRAAVPAPQPAPALRQRPSWAGPGRAARAGDTEQTMQIALGGLGGREE comes from the coding sequence ATGACGTCGACGCCGACGGGCGCCGGGCGGAGCCACGCTCACGACGACCCGTCACAGACCACGAGGCTCAGGGCGGTCACGCACCGGACGGGCCAGTTCCACCGGATGAGGAAGAGCCTGCCGAGATACGACTACGAGCACTACAGCCGGCTCGCAGGCCCTCTCACCCAGCCCGACCCGGCCCGGCCGTACACGGTGCAGTACCGGTCGCTGCTCTCGCAGGAGCCGCACCGCCTGCGCGCCGCGCTCATGCTGGGCGCGGCCCCGGTCCTCTCGCTGGTGCTGCTGTTCTGGCTGCTCCAGCCCGAGCACTGGACCCAACGCGACTATCCCGCCCACGACTTCCTGCCGGCCCTCGACACCGTCATGCTCGTCTCGATCGGCCTGATCGAGTTCTTCCGCTGTCTGAACGTGCTGTCCAACGCGCACGCCACGCTCGTCGCCCGCGACCCGGTCCCGGTCGTGCCCGAGACCGGCACCCGCGTCGCCTTCATCACCACCTTCGTGCCCGGCAAGGAGCCGCTGGAGATGGTGACGAAGACCCTCCAAGCGGCGGTGCGGCTGCGGCACCGCGGCCTGCTGCACGTGTGGCTGCTGGACGAGGGCGACGACCCGGCCGTCAAGGAGGTCTGCGCCCGGCTCGGCGTGCACCACTTCACCCGCAAGGGCACAGCCGAGTGGAACCGGCCCAAGGGGCCGCACCGCGCGAAGACCAAGCACGGCAACTACAACGCCTGGCTCCAGGCGCACGGAGACGACTACGACTACTTCGCCTCCGTCGACACCGACCACGTCCCGCTGCCCAACTACCTGGAGCGGATGCTCGGTTACTTCCGTGACCCGGACGTCGGATTCGTCATCGGCCCGCAGGTCTACGGCAACTACGACACGTTCGTCACCAAGGCCGCCGAGTCCCAGCAGTTCCTCTTCCACGCCCTGATCCAGCGCGCCGGCAACCGCTACGGCGCCCCGATGTTCGTCGGCACCTCCAACGCCGTACGGATCAGGGCGCTGAAGCAGATCGGCGGGCTGTACGACTCGATCACCGAGGACATGGCGACCGGCTTCGAGATGCACCGGGCGAGGAACCCGGCGACGGGGCGGAAGTGGAAGTCCGTCTACACACCGGACGTGCTCGCGGTGGGTGAGGGGCCGGCCGCCTGGACGGACTTCTTCACCCAGCAGCTGCGCTGGTCCAGGGGCACCTACGAGACGATCCTCAAGCAGTACTGGAAGGGCCTGTTCACGCTGGGGCCGGGCAAGCTCTTCAACTACACGATGATGATCATCTTCTATCCGATGTCCGCCCTCAACTGGATCCTCGCGGCGCTGAGCTGCGCCCTGTTCCTGGGGCTCGGCGCCTCGGGCGTGAACATCGACCCGACCGTGTGGCTGATGCTCTACGGCAACGCCTCCGCGCTCCAGATCGGGCTGTACATCTGGAACCGGCGGCACAATGTCTCCCCGCACGAGCCGGAGGGCTCGGGCGGTGTCGCGGGCATGGTGATGTCCGCGCTGTCCGCGCCGATCTACGCCCGCTCGCTGATGGACGCGGTCCTGCGCCGCAGGAGCACGTTCGTGGTGACGCCCAAGGGCGAGTCGGCCAGCCCCGACACGCTGTTCGGGACCTTCCGGGTGCACTGGTTCTTCATCCTGGTCTTCGGCGGCTCGCTCGGCGCCGGTTTCGCGCTGGGCAACTCCCAGCCGGCGATGATCACCTGGGCGGGCCTCGCCCTGCTGATCACCGCCGCGCCGATCCTCGCCTGGCGGTACACCCTGCGGCAGGAGGAACGGGGGCCGGAGCGGGCGGCGGACGCGGCCGGACCGCGGGCCGCGGTGCCCGCGCCGCAGCCGGCCCCGGCGCTGCGGCAGCGCCCCTCCTGGGCGGGCCCCGGACGGGCGGCGCGCGCCGGGGACACCGAGCAGACCATGCAGATCGCCCTTGGCGGACTTGGGGGACGTGAGGAATGA
- a CDS encoding peptidoglycan-binding protein, which produces MTAPVFEEFAPASDCGCPGCARARHGSRRSPRRLSGGAVVAPAACGLVVVAAASAVLGAAAPAAALTTGRPAVHRPPVPGGGDSDTPQGGRSPLHGRTGKPADPSKIPTTTRSKIITRAKTWVTAQVPYSMSAYWSDGYRQDCSGYVSMAWGLPGNEWTGSLGDYGVKITKEELEPGDILLYHNPDNPEKGSHVVIFGGWTDYTHATYTVYEQTPPHARSQPTPYPYWSNADKYVPYRYKGVIPEASDAQPAGGKAQTAYPGVAAFGPGADNPYVALLGRMLAARGGRAYYPLGPGRAWTEADRRATRAFQLAQGWNGAETDGLPGPRTWHLLVTGRGRDIAPAAAAPLRVAPHGAPGFPGRAAFLPGAENDHVTRLGRRLVQKGFGGFYAKGPGPRWGEADRRAVAAFQRAQGWRGGAADGYPGPETWRRLFADAGPGRVTSL; this is translated from the coding sequence ATGACAGCCCCGGTGTTCGAGGAATTCGCCCCCGCGAGCGACTGCGGCTGCCCCGGCTGCGCCCGTGCGCGCCACGGCAGCCGCAGGAGTCCCCGCCGGCTGTCCGGCGGCGCGGTCGTCGCCCCGGCGGCCTGCGGGCTCGTGGTCGTGGCCGCCGCGTCGGCCGTCCTCGGCGCGGCCGCCCCGGCCGCCGCCCTCACCACCGGCCGGCCCGCCGTCCATCGCCCCCCTGTCCCCGGGGGCGGCGATTCCGACACCCCCCAGGGCGGCAGGTCCCCGCTGCACGGCCGGACGGGCAAGCCGGCCGATCCCTCCAAGATCCCCACCACCACCCGGTCCAAGATCATCACCCGGGCCAAGACCTGGGTGACCGCGCAGGTGCCGTACAGCATGAGCGCGTACTGGTCCGACGGTTACCGGCAGGACTGCTCGGGCTATGTCTCCATGGCCTGGGGTCTGCCCGGCAACGAGTGGACGGGCAGCCTCGGCGACTACGGCGTGAAGATCACCAAGGAGGAGCTGGAGCCCGGCGACATCCTGCTCTACCACAACCCCGACAACCCGGAGAAGGGCTCCCATGTGGTGATCTTCGGCGGCTGGACCGACTACACGCACGCCACCTACACGGTCTACGAGCAGACGCCCCCGCACGCCCGCAGCCAGCCCACCCCGTACCCCTACTGGAGCAACGCCGACAAGTACGTCCCCTACCGCTACAAGGGTGTGATCCCGGAGGCCTCGGACGCCCAGCCGGCCGGCGGCAAGGCGCAGACCGCCTACCCCGGCGTCGCCGCCTTCGGTCCCGGCGCCGACAACCCGTACGTCGCCCTGCTCGGCCGGATGCTGGCGGCCCGGGGCGGCCGCGCGTACTACCCCCTGGGTCCCGGCCGGGCCTGGACCGAGGCGGACCGGCGGGCCACCCGGGCCTTCCAGCTCGCCCAGGGCTGGAACGGCGCCGAGACCGACGGGCTGCCCGGCCCGCGCACCTGGCACCTGCTCGTCACGGGCCGGGGCAGGGACATCGCGCCGGCCGCGGCCGCTCCGCTCCGGGTCGCCCCGCACGGGGCGCCCGGCTTTCCCGGCCGGGCCGCATTCCTGCCGGGCGCGGAGAACGACCACGTCACCCGGCTGGGCCGCCGCCTGGTGCAGAAGGGGTTCGGCGGTTTCTACGCCAAGGGTCCCGGTCCGCGCTGGGGCGAAGCGGACCGGCGCGCCGTGGCGGCCTTCCAGCGGGCCCAGGGCTGGCGGGGCGGCGCGGCGGACGGCTATCCGGGACCGGAGACCTGGCGCCGGCTGTTCGCGGACGCGGGCCCAGGCCGCGTGACCAGCCTATGA
- a CDS encoding SPFH domain-containing protein — protein MSTTTSHTPPVSDGRSGTAVGPPARPARLIHNEATTEIPVHLLFRDDTASVKVPLKPAVVGRRRDAGELPRPEHPAPPRELPLPEVDPELAERPARALPGLAGVLAGVCGLTGSVATSWWAGLLPPLAAQALRLPAGAGAGLGPAQWAAYAGAGLLGVCGFGGLARGRTGRAWVLGLSGRYRGTVRRTGLLWVNPLVPRRRVDVRLRHWRSEAMPAADPDGMPLRVVVLVVWRMRDTARALLGIEDHEAYLRECVESALARVPVEQAGGSRGGTTAAGDALTRLVAAETAPVGLEVFAVRPLRVEYAPEVAPTMQRRRITELDARRRAGMLGSVVDSVEDTVTRLTVRGLVELDDYERKVLVRDLTVAFCSGRGEL, from the coding sequence ATGAGTACGACCACGTCACACACGCCGCCCGTATCCGACGGGCGGTCCGGCACCGCCGTGGGCCCGCCCGCCCGGCCGGCCCGGCTGATCCACAACGAGGCGACCACCGAGATCCCCGTCCATCTGCTCTTCCGTGACGACACCGCCTCGGTGAAAGTGCCGCTCAAGCCCGCCGTGGTGGGCCGCCGGCGGGACGCCGGCGAACTGCCGCGCCCCGAGCACCCGGCGCCGCCGCGCGAGCTGCCCCTGCCCGAGGTCGACCCGGAGCTGGCCGAGCGCCCGGCGCGGGCGCTGCCGGGGCTGGCCGGGGTGCTCGCCGGGGTGTGCGGGCTCACCGGGTCGGTGGCCACCTCGTGGTGGGCGGGGCTGCTCCCGCCGCTCGCCGCACAGGCGCTCCGGTTGCCCGCCGGTGCCGGCGCGGGTCTCGGTCCGGCGCAGTGGGCGGCGTACGCCGGGGCCGGGTTGCTCGGGGTGTGCGGCTTCGGCGGGCTGGCCCGGGGGCGGACCGGTCGTGCCTGGGTGCTCGGACTGTCCGGCCGCTACCGGGGGACCGTCCGGCGCACCGGGCTGCTCTGGGTGAACCCGCTGGTGCCGCGCCGCCGGGTGGACGTCCGGCTGCGGCACTGGCGCAGCGAGGCGATGCCGGCGGCGGACCCCGACGGGATGCCGCTCAGGGTCGTCGTGCTGGTGGTGTGGCGGATGCGGGACACCGCGCGGGCGCTGCTCGGCATCGAGGACCACGAGGCGTACCTGCGCGAGTGCGTGGAGTCGGCGCTGGCCCGGGTGCCGGTGGAGCAGGCGGGCGGGAGCCGGGGCGGGACGACGGCGGCCGGGGACGCGCTGACCCGGCTGGTGGCGGCGGAGACCGCGCCGGTCGGCCTGGAGGTGTTCGCGGTGCGGCCGCTGCGGGTGGAGTACGCCCCCGAGGTCGCCCCCACGATGCAGCGGCGCCGGATCACCGAGCTGGACGCCCGGCGGCGGGCCGGCATGCTCGGCTCGGTGGTGGACTCGGTGGAGGACACGGTGACCCGGCTGACCGTGCGCGGCCTGGTCGAACTCGACGACTACGAGCGGAAGGTGCTGGTGCGGGACCTGACGGTGGCGTTCTGCTCGGGGCGCGGCGAGCTGTAG
- a CDS encoding class F sortase has protein sequence MTDDHGHPAGGTGRLVSVLAWAVLLLGLWLWGRAVTGVPHGTDSSGGGGVSASGAAPAFLPGPAAPLGDALPQRVDIPRLGVHAPVVARGLDTEGAVDPPPFDRPGVVGWYGAGTKPGAEGAALLVGHVDTETRPAVFYKLSTLAPGATVRVVRSDGKVAEFTVDDVSVLPRDDFDARQAYGPHRAGRAELRLITCGGTFDRATRSYTANVVVSAYLTGAH, from the coding sequence ATGACCGACGACCACGGGCATCCCGCCGGCGGCACCGGGCGGCTGGTCTCCGTCCTGGCCTGGGCGGTGCTGCTGCTCGGGCTGTGGCTGTGGGGCCGGGCGGTGACCGGCGTACCGCACGGCACGGACAGCTCCGGCGGCGGTGGCGTGTCCGCCTCCGGCGCCGCCCCGGCCTTCCTGCCGGGCCCCGCCGCACCGCTCGGGGACGCGCTGCCCCAGCGCGTCGACATCCCGCGGCTGGGCGTGCACGCACCGGTCGTGGCCCGCGGCCTGGACACCGAGGGCGCCGTCGATCCGCCGCCCTTCGACCGGCCGGGGGTGGTCGGCTGGTACGGCGCCGGGACCAAGCCGGGCGCCGAGGGCGCGGCCCTCCTCGTCGGGCACGTCGACACCGAGACCCGGCCCGCTGTGTTCTACAAGCTCAGCACGCTGGCGCCGGGCGCGACGGTCCGGGTGGTCCGCTCGGACGGCAAGGTCGCCGAGTTCACCGTCGACGACGTGAGCGTGCTGCCCCGCGACGACTTCGACGCCCGCCAGGCCTACGGCCCCCACCGGGCCGGCCGCGCCGAACTCCGCCTGATCACCTGCGGCGGCACCTTCGACCGCGCCACGCGCAGCTACACCGCCAACGTGGTGGTCTCCGCCTACCTCACCGGCGCCCACTGA
- a CDS encoding kelch motif-containing protein, protein MKDQSGRRRVRRLAIGTAVVLALAGMNGPWVYRFATAQYHQYKINRPEYKAGNGHWDIIEFPKEYRQDTIHAALLHTGKVLLVAGSGNNQDNFDAKKFDTRIWDPLKGTIKKVPTPNDLFCTGHTQLADGDLLIAGGTKRYEKLKGDVKKAGGVMILYNENPDKPMTLPAGTEFTGRQNGRTFASQDPVLIPRATKVFDKAGKWLRNNPGYGRVYVEAQREGSQYETGTQDNYRIKGLTGADARNTYGIAQKLALDKKDFEGIKDAYEFDPVAERYIKVDPMNEARWYPTLTTLSDGRILSVSGLDDIGQLVPGKNEVFDPATKKWTYTRTTRQFPTYPALFLTQNGKIFYSGSNAGYGPDNVGRDPGIWDIGTNAFTKVPGLSDPDMMETSGTVLLPPAQDEKFMVIGGGGVGESKLSSKKTRIIDLKARNPRFVDGPGLEKGTRYPQSSILPDDTVLVSGGSQDYRGRSDSNILQARLYHPDSNSFTRVADPLVGRNYHSGSILLPDGRVMFFGSDSLYGDRANTKPGKFEQRIEIYTPPYLYRGSRPSLSGGPQTIARGASGTFTSRQAAGIRKVRLIRPSASTHVTDVDQRSIALDFRTSGDRITVTVPANRNLVQSGWYMLFVDDDQGTPSIAQWVRIP, encoded by the coding sequence ATGAAGGACCAGTCCGGCCGCCGTCGCGTCCGCCGGCTCGCGATCGGTACGGCGGTGGTGCTCGCGCTGGCCGGGATGAACGGGCCGTGGGTCTACCGCTTCGCCACCGCGCAATACCACCAGTACAAGATCAACAGACCTGAGTACAAGGCAGGGAACGGGCACTGGGACATCATCGAGTTCCCCAAGGAGTACCGCCAGGACACCATCCACGCGGCGCTCCTGCACACCGGCAAGGTGCTGCTGGTCGCGGGCTCGGGCAACAACCAGGACAACTTCGACGCGAAGAAGTTCGACACCCGGATCTGGGATCCCCTCAAGGGCACGATCAAGAAGGTCCCCACGCCCAACGACCTGTTCTGCACCGGCCACACCCAGCTCGCCGACGGCGATCTGCTGATCGCGGGCGGCACCAAGCGGTACGAGAAACTCAAGGGCGACGTCAAGAAGGCCGGCGGCGTCATGATCCTCTACAACGAGAACCCGGACAAGCCGATGACGCTGCCCGCGGGCACCGAATTCACCGGCAGGCAGAACGGCAGGACGTTCGCCTCCCAGGATCCGGTCCTGATCCCGCGCGCCACCAAGGTCTTCGACAAGGCGGGCAAGTGGCTGCGGAACAACCCCGGTTACGGCCGCGTCTACGTCGAGGCACAGCGCGAGGGCAGCCAGTACGAGACCGGCACCCAGGACAACTACCGCATCAAGGGCCTGACCGGCGCCGACGCACGCAACACCTACGGCATCGCGCAGAAGCTCGCCCTCGACAAGAAGGACTTCGAAGGCATCAAGGACGCCTACGAGTTCGACCCGGTGGCCGAGCGGTACATCAAGGTCGACCCGATGAACGAGGCCCGCTGGTACCCGACGCTCACCACGCTGTCGGACGGCAGGATCCTCAGCGTCTCCGGCCTCGACGACATCGGCCAGCTGGTGCCGGGCAAGAACGAGGTCTTCGATCCGGCGACGAAGAAATGGACGTACACGAGGACGACCCGGCAGTTCCCGACGTATCCGGCGCTGTTCCTGACGCAGAACGGGAAGATCTTCTACTCGGGGTCCAACGCGGGGTACGGACCCGACAACGTCGGCCGGGATCCAGGGATCTGGGACATCGGCACCAATGCCTTCACCAAGGTGCCCGGGCTCAGCGACCCGGACATGATGGAGACCTCCGGGACCGTGCTGCTGCCTCCCGCGCAGGACGAGAAGTTCATGGTGATCGGGGGTGGCGGTGTCGGTGAGTCGAAGCTGTCCAGCAAGAAGACCCGGATCATCGATCTGAAGGCGAGGAATCCCCGGTTCGTGGACGGCCCCGGGCTGGAGAAGGGGACCCGCTATCCGCAGTCCTCGATCCTGCCGGACGACACGGTCCTGGTGAGCGGCGGCTCGCAGGACTACCGGGGGCGCAGCGACTCCAACATCCTCCAGGCGCGGCTGTACCACCCGGACAGCAACAGCTTCACCCGGGTCGCCGACCCGCTGGTGGGCCGCAACTACCACTCCGGGTCGATCCTGCTGCCGGACGGGCGGGTGATGTTCTTCGGGTCCGACTCGCTGTACGGGGACCGGGCGAACACCAAGCCGGGGAAGTTCGAGCAGCGGATCGAGATCTACACGCCGCCGTATCTCTACCGGGGTTCACGGCCTTCGCTCAGCGGCGGCCCGCAGACGATCGCCCGGGGGGCGTCGGGGACGTTCACCTCCAGGCAGGCGGCCGGCATCAGGAAGGTGCGGTTGATCCGGCCGAGCGCTTCGACACACGTGACGGACGTGGATCAGCGGTCCATCGCCCTGGACTTCAGGACGTCCGGGGACAGGATCACGGTGACCGTGCCGGCGAACCGGAATCTGGTGCAGTCGGGGTGGTACATGCTGTTCGTGGACGACGACCAGGGGACGCCGTCCATCGCACAGTGGGTCAGGATCCCTTGA
- a CDS encoding glycoside hydrolase family 6 protein, which translates to MYDNRGARSSARACAAAVLGAALLLAGCSSGGGDKNAGPDTRITQQPKSADPFWVNPDGTAARQLAAYAKAGKTSEAEQIRKIAEQPVGEWIGPENPEQEARGFTEAAEHSDRTALLVLYDIPHRDCGQYSQGGAADGNAYRAWIDGVAQGIQDRPAIVILEPDAVLHLVDGCTPAQFHEERYDLLKGAITRLKSLKNTKVYLDAGNAGWGHPDQIFQPLQQAGIDRADGFSVNVSNFYSTDDSLAYGTQLSAKVGGKHFVIDTSRNGNGPATTGDPARRWCNPPGRALGEAPTTRTSDPLVDAYLWVKRPGESDGTCQGGPKAGQWWASYALALARNSK; encoded by the coding sequence ATGTACGACAACAGGGGGGCCCGGTCGTCCGCGCGGGCGTGTGCGGCGGCGGTGCTGGGGGCGGCACTGCTGCTCGCCGGATGCTCCTCGGGAGGCGGGGACAAGAACGCCGGCCCGGACACCCGGATCACCCAACAGCCCAAGTCCGCCGACCCGTTCTGGGTCAACCCGGACGGCACCGCGGCCCGCCAGCTCGCCGCCTACGCCAAGGCCGGAAAGACCTCGGAAGCAGAACAGATCCGGAAGATCGCCGAGCAGCCGGTGGGGGAGTGGATCGGCCCGGAGAACCCGGAGCAGGAGGCCCGCGGCTTCACCGAGGCCGCCGAGCACTCCGACCGCACGGCCCTGCTCGTCCTCTACGACATCCCGCACCGCGACTGCGGCCAGTACTCACAGGGCGGCGCCGCCGACGGCAACGCCTACCGGGCCTGGATCGACGGCGTGGCCCAGGGCATCCAGGACCGCCCCGCCATCGTGATCCTCGAACCGGACGCCGTCCTGCACCTGGTGGACGGCTGCACGCCCGCACAGTTCCACGAGGAGCGCTACGACCTCCTCAAGGGCGCGATCACCAGGCTCAAGTCCCTGAAGAACACCAAGGTCTACCTGGACGCGGGCAACGCCGGCTGGGGCCACCCCGACCAGATCTTCCAGCCCCTCCAGCAGGCCGGCATCGACCGGGCCGACGGCTTCTCGGTCAACGTCTCCAACTTCTACTCCACCGACGACTCCCTCGCCTACGGCACCCAGCTCTCGGCGAAGGTGGGCGGCAAGCACTTCGTCATCGACACCAGCAGGAACGGCAACGGCCCGGCCACCACCGGCGACCCGGCCAGGCGCTGGTGCAACCCCCCGGGCCGCGCCCTCGGCGAGGCCCCGACGACCAGGACGTCCGACCCCCTGGTCGACGCCTACCTGTGGGTCAAGCGCCCGGGGGAGTCGGACGGGACGTGCCAGGGAGGTCCGAAGGCGGGCCAGTGGTGGGCGAGTTACGCACTCGCCCTGGCCCGCAACAGCAAGTGA